A single Dermacentor variabilis isolate Ectoservices chromosome 9, ASM5094787v1, whole genome shotgun sequence DNA region contains:
- the LOC142558585 gene encoding serine/threonine-protein kinase haspin-like: MGGLMSRQLRRRRSLDSARQLLSVLQQVALALAVAEEALQFEHRNLHAGHVLVKKTHDDTCRFRVGGRDIVVNTRGLRAHVTGYGLARMTDAAFHKCHGVGVATSRKQDRNCGSMGTDFQLRFIGRKTEKRGECNIPEITGGFEVRRRDEWGGFHPLTNVLYVLHLAEQLHRRYRRRFGGGDDDPQPAWTEVGRWRDRLPHYASLCLFVEDHFKTTPCELFSNA; this comes from the exons ATGGGAGGTTTGATGAGtcgacagctgcgccggcgccggagc TTGGACAGCGCACGCCAGCTGTTGAGTGTGCTCCAGCAGGTGGCGCTGGCGTTGGCTGTTGCCGAGGAGGCGCTCCAGTTCGAACACCGCAATCTGCACGCGGGTCACGTGCTGGTCAAGAAGACGCACGACGACACCTGCCGCTTCCGTGTCGGAGGCCGTGACATCGTGGTCAACACGCGAGGCCTCAGAGCCCACGTGACTGGATACGGACTGGCTCGCATGACAGACGCAG CCTTCCATAAGTGCCACGGTGTGGGCGTCGCAACATCACGGAAACAGGACAGAAATTGCGGGAGCATGGGCACTGACTTCCAGCTAAGGTTTATTGGGCGCAAAACAGAGAAACGAGGTGAATGCAACATCCCAGAAATTACTGGGGGATTCGAAGTACGCAGAAG AGACGAGTGGGGCGGCTTCCACCCGCTGACCAACGTGCTGTACGTGCTGCACCTGGCCGAGCAGTTGCACCGGCGCTACCGGCGCCGgttcggcggcggcgacgacgacccGCAGCCCGCCTGGACCGAAGTGGGCCGCTGGCGGGATCGCCTGCCGCACTACGCCTCGCTCTGCCTGTTCGTGGAGGACCATTTCAAGACGACGCCTTGCGAGCTATTCTCGAACGCGTAG